The following are encoded together in the Desulfococcus multivorans genome:
- a CDS encoding AAA domain-containing protein — protein sequence MEPTPEPNTRSDLPPDDILSEFKTALLEETAAIRSNGFADAFQLKNGRFIIRIGNRCHYSFAMERPLSLLWDAPAIIDIPGRPPLNVTLLSARGLTLTASLPDHVGKRIKKARVHYNPTRMLGRWIERLEGFRDRPNPMGQRACGMLAVSEFPASESPAEIVPTKDLDPHQARAVAAALGHDAAFILAPPGTGKTRTIAEIARRLTEKNRSVLVASGSGRSADRIVLEISRRFSAVEGSDGRVIRVGDPVRSDFAEHDHLLPERLAAMQAEAPLKQTARIKEKLRTAETRSIEISRMIDILTWLPQGKKELEEMDLKFLDLQKKKRVLEKRRRALKVISGRIAFWCDAEEEAGRIEAIETKRVRLTERITSLKGEVSDLIVLLEAAVARLVEARSIYAKTSSAGWLARQLRQLPPPEQQKTVVDDLEAETAGLRETIGAKETIRKTLEDQQTHLESLAAQFKRTHPAGRQGIHKKKLILKAGYEPLSRETKRLNKAYHDSRIDMAGLLSARLKILNGWGLTHLSGGPPETVLKAIKTAYAGAQSKTSGLNIDTLRRELMRLEDATASYRKALKKLSGEMDAPEDDPDVNNLEERIIAGAAVVVTTLSTASRHDAVQARQFDTVIIDEAAMTPLPAVWITAGLASARVVVMGDPNQMSPPVLSDGESARKWMGRNVFESASAIWKEKDRSYRVTLRRQYRTHPLISGLTAEMCSQWTPSPPDPEFLLEPGDILANTGRSDVEGIQGDILAPIRMIDTGPCNAWITRVAGRDPADRINFLSAACSVSAAKALLDEDGGLPGEDGNPRVLILTLYDSHAALVDLMIRHEHLENEIHVGTPESLAAVRASAVVLDLVEDDPYSGAPVFRPSADAVILRRMYTCLTRARCRLVVIGDFGCLERRAHACVTGNRIIPALKKRAAILKSPNHILEPVPAAGNNDLGRETTRPETFRKGFIEGLMEDIAVAEKRAVFYSPDLDPNTISILESALLTAVADGVRVYVITRPVEKRRKSEVKKYRSMEGLLETWGVTVIHQMRMHEKLVLIDDRVLWFGSQDPLGADASPVPNCCCPGGMGRCEARAVIAFTILKLGLEKLVEAFDDGTRPRCPICGGEIVAAVGMHRPFYWRCIQKRCYVRPIDHTPRPSQDALRCTRCNGAVEFGTWGGKPCWRCTANRRHRQAIAPTHLTTSETAAKIPARMLARLKKDFRISGPPD from the coding sequence TTGGAACCGACACCGGAGCCGAACACCAGAAGCGATCTGCCGCCGGATGACATTCTGTCCGAGTTCAAGACGGCTCTCCTTGAAGAGACGGCCGCCATTCGCAGCAATGGATTCGCGGACGCCTTTCAACTGAAAAACGGCCGATTCATCATCCGCATCGGGAATCGCTGCCACTACAGCTTTGCCATGGAGAGGCCCTTGAGCCTTTTATGGGATGCACCGGCGATCATAGACATCCCCGGCCGACCGCCTTTGAACGTCACGCTGCTTTCTGCAAGAGGCCTGACATTGACCGCAAGCCTTCCCGACCATGTGGGCAAACGCATCAAAAAGGCCCGTGTACACTACAATCCGACCCGGATGCTCGGGCGATGGATCGAAAGACTCGAAGGATTCAGGGATCGACCGAATCCGATGGGGCAGCGCGCCTGCGGGATGCTTGCCGTCTCGGAATTCCCTGCATCGGAATCCCCTGCGGAGATCGTGCCGACAAAGGATCTCGACCCGCATCAAGCCCGGGCTGTGGCCGCGGCCCTGGGCCACGATGCAGCCTTCATCCTCGCCCCGCCGGGCACGGGAAAAACCCGGACAATCGCTGAAATCGCCCGCCGCCTCACCGAAAAAAATCGCTCGGTCCTTGTCGCCTCCGGCAGCGGCCGGTCAGCGGACCGAATCGTTCTGGAAATCTCCCGCCGGTTTTCGGCGGTTGAAGGGAGCGACGGGCGCGTGATTCGGGTCGGGGATCCGGTAAGGTCGGACTTCGCGGAACACGATCACCTTCTCCCGGAGCGGCTGGCCGCCATGCAAGCGGAAGCCCCTTTGAAACAGACGGCACGAATCAAAGAAAAGCTTCGGACGGCAGAGACGCGATCTATTGAGATATCCCGGATGATCGATATCCTGACCTGGCTTCCACAGGGGAAAAAAGAGCTCGAGGAGATGGACCTCAAGTTTTTGGATCTTCAGAAAAAAAAGCGAGTGCTTGAAAAACGGCGCCGCGCTTTAAAAGTGATCTCCGGGCGGATAGCTTTCTGGTGCGACGCCGAAGAGGAGGCCGGAAGGATCGAGGCGATTGAAACGAAACGGGTCCGACTCACCGAACGGATCACATCTCTGAAGGGCGAGGTTTCGGATCTGATCGTCCTGCTCGAGGCTGCGGTCGCCCGTCTTGTCGAAGCCCGAAGTATCTATGCCAAGACATCTTCCGCCGGATGGTTGGCGCGTCAGCTGCGCCAGTTGCCCCCCCCGGAACAGCAAAAAACGGTTGTCGACGACCTTGAAGCCGAAACAGCCGGATTGCGTGAGACGATAGGGGCCAAAGAGACAATACGGAAGACCCTCGAAGACCAACAGACACACCTCGAGTCGCTGGCGGCGCAGTTTAAACGAACACATCCCGCCGGTCGACAGGGCATCCATAAAAAGAAACTTATCCTCAAGGCAGGCTATGAACCGTTGAGCCGAGAAACAAAAAGACTCAACAAGGCCTATCACGACAGCCGCATCGATATGGCGGGGCTCCTGAGCGCGAGACTGAAAATTCTGAACGGGTGGGGTTTGACCCACCTCTCGGGGGGGCCTCCCGAGACGGTTCTCAAAGCGATCAAGACAGCCTATGCCGGTGCCCAATCCAAAACCAGTGGGCTGAATATCGACACCCTTCGTCGTGAACTGATGCGGCTGGAGGACGCCACCGCGTCCTACCGGAAGGCGCTGAAGAAACTTTCCGGTGAAATGGATGCACCGGAAGACGATCCGGACGTCAATAACCTGGAAGAGCGGATCATAGCCGGTGCGGCCGTCGTCGTAACGACCCTTTCCACCGCCTCACGGCATGACGCCGTCCAGGCCCGGCAATTTGATACGGTGATCATTGACGAAGCTGCCATGACGCCGTTGCCGGCGGTGTGGATCACGGCAGGCCTGGCGTCGGCCCGCGTCGTCGTTATGGGAGATCCGAATCAGATGTCGCCGCCTGTCTTGTCCGACGGCGAATCGGCTCGTAAATGGATGGGGCGAAACGTCTTCGAGAGCGCAAGCGCCATCTGGAAGGAGAAAGACCGATCTTACCGGGTCACACTCCGCCGTCAGTACCGTACACATCCCCTCATCAGTGGACTGACCGCGGAGATGTGCTCGCAATGGACGCCGTCGCCACCCGATCCCGAGTTCTTGCTTGAACCCGGAGACATCCTCGCCAATACCGGTCGATCCGATGTCGAAGGCATCCAGGGGGATATCCTCGCCCCCATCCGCATGATCGACACCGGACCTTGCAACGCCTGGATCACCCGGGTGGCCGGCCGCGATCCCGCGGACAGGATAAATTTCCTGTCGGCCGCCTGTTCCGTCTCCGCCGCCAAAGCTCTCCTTGACGAGGATGGGGGCTTGCCCGGGGAGGATGGGAACCCCCGGGTTCTGATCCTCACGCTTTACGATTCCCATGCCGCCCTCGTGGACCTGATGATCCGCCACGAACATCTGGAAAACGAAATTCACGTCGGAACCCCTGAAAGCCTTGCCGCGGTTCGTGCGTCGGCAGTGGTCCTGGATCTGGTGGAGGACGATCCCTATTCCGGCGCTCCGGTATTCAGGCCCAGCGCCGATGCCGTCATACTGCGGCGCATGTATACCTGCCTCACCCGCGCCCGATGCCGCCTCGTCGTCATTGGCGATTTCGGCTGCCTCGAGCGCCGGGCCCATGCCTGCGTGACCGGAAACCGCATCATTCCCGCGCTTAAAAAGCGAGCGGCCATCCTGAAATCTCCCAATCACATCCTGGAACCGGTTCCGGCTGCTGGAAACAATGACCTCGGGCGAGAAACAACCCGCCCCGAAACCTTCCGGAAAGGCTTCATCGAAGGCCTCATGGAAGATATCGCCGTCGCAGAGAAACGGGCGGTCTTCTATTCTCCCGACCTGGATCCGAACACCATCTCCATATTGGAATCCGCCCTGCTCACGGCCGTCGCTGACGGCGTCAGGGTATACGTCATTACCCGGCCGGTTGAAAAACGACGAAAAAGCGAGGTCAAGAAATATCGATCGATGGAGGGACTCCTGGAAACCTGGGGAGTCACCGTGATTCACCAGATGCGGATGCACGAAAAACTGGTTTTGATTGACGACCGGGTTCTGTGGTTTGGATCCCAAGACCCGTTGGGTGCCGATGCCTCGCCGGTCCCCAATTGCTGCTGTCCCGGGGGGATGGGGCGGTGCGAAGCCCGGGCCGTCATCGCCTTCACCATCCTGAAGCTGGGGTTGGAAAAACTTGTAGAGGCTTTCGACGACGGCACGCGCCCCCGATGCCCCATTTGCGGCGGAGAGATAGTCGCCGCCGTGGGCATGCATCGCCCCTTTTACTGGCGATGCATCCAAAAACGCTGCTATGTCCGTCCCATCGATCACACGCCACGGCCCTCACAGGATGCCCTGCGCTGCACCCGGTGCAACGGCGCGGTGGAGTTCGGGACTTGGGGAGGAAAGCCTTGCTGGCGCTGTACGGCCAACCGGAGACACCGTCAGGCCATCGCCCCCACCCATCTGACGACGTCCGAGACAGCGGCAAAGATCCCCGCACGAATGCTGGCCCGGCTGAAGAAAGACTTCAGGATTTCCGGGCCGCCGGACTGA
- the lipB gene encoding lipoyl(octanoyl) transferase LipB, whose protein sequence is MKPSACLCIDLPLTDYREALGLQREITAARKENRLDADVILSLEHPPVFTLGRNGGRENLVVSEDFLHRMKVDMVQIERGGNITYHGPGQLVVYPILNLNAARLGIRDYVGRLELAMIRTAADWGVEAVGHPKNRGVWVDGRKLGSIGVSVTHGICFHGLAMNIGTDLAPFDWINPCGLHGIRMTSLEKELKREIPMDRVRHALKHHLLSVLNIMCTDADMTSLRNRIRPRTTPKERF, encoded by the coding sequence ATGAAACCGAGCGCCTGCCTTTGTATAGATCTGCCGCTCACGGATTATCGTGAGGCTCTGGGGCTTCAGCGGGAAATCACGGCGGCCCGGAAGGAAAACCGTCTGGACGCGGATGTGATCCTCTCCCTGGAACACCCGCCGGTTTTCACCCTGGGCCGCAACGGCGGTCGGGAAAACCTGGTCGTTTCCGAAGATTTTCTGCACCGGATGAAGGTCGACATGGTCCAGATCGAGAGAGGCGGGAACATCACCTATCACGGCCCGGGCCAGTTGGTGGTCTACCCCATACTGAACCTCAACGCCGCCCGCCTGGGTATCCGGGATTACGTCGGGCGCCTCGAACTCGCCATGATTCGCACCGCCGCGGATTGGGGAGTGGAGGCTGTCGGTCATCCCAAAAATCGGGGGGTCTGGGTCGACGGTCGGAAACTGGGCAGCATCGGCGTCAGCGTCACCCACGGGATCTGCTTCCACGGTCTGGCCATGAACATCGGCACCGACCTTGCGCCCTTTGACTGGATCAACCCCTGCGGACTCCACGGAATCCGCATGACGTCCCTCGAAAAGGAACTGAAACGGGAGATTCCCATGGATCGGGTTCGACACGCATTGAAGCACCACCTTCTATCGGTTCTCAACATCATGTGCACGGATGCGGACATGACAAGCCTCAGAAACCGGATACGCCCCCGAACAACACCCAAAGAAAGGTTTTAA
- a CDS encoding M28 family peptidase codes for MIDFNTTRERLRNHLTVLTRDIGERSVRRPENLNRTAAYLHAFHREIPLESRLEPYGFRGMTVHNVVASLAPDRAPRTHYVVGAHYDSVTGTVGADDNAGALAVQLETARILAAPEHRKRLTAAVTFVAFALEEPPAYGTRYMGSRVYAARARGAGTAIDGMICLEMVGYTCRTPGCQHYPFPLMFMDYPDTGEFIGIVGNFRSRPFARKLLDSFRKNRQLPVIGLTVPFDGLLMPTVRLSDHASFWREGFRAVMVTDSAFYRNPHYHMPSDTLETLDFDFMAQLVESLVGFFLSPEP; via the coding sequence TTGATCGATTTCAACACCACCCGGGAAAGACTCCGGAATCACCTGACGGTCCTGACCCGCGACATCGGCGAAAGAAGCGTTCGCCGTCCGGAGAATCTGAACCGAACCGCCGCATATCTCCACGCCTTCCATCGGGAGATCCCGTTGGAGTCCCGACTGGAGCCTTACGGTTTCCGGGGCATGACGGTACACAACGTCGTTGCATCGCTTGCACCGGACCGGGCGCCCCGCACCCATTATGTGGTGGGCGCCCACTACGACTCGGTGACAGGCACCGTGGGAGCGGACGACAACGCCGGCGCGCTGGCGGTCCAGTTGGAGACGGCCCGAATTCTGGCCGCCCCGGAGCACCGCAAACGGCTTACTGCGGCCGTCACCTTCGTCGCCTTCGCCCTCGAGGAGCCGCCGGCCTACGGGACCCGGTACATGGGCAGCCGCGTTTACGCGGCCCGGGCCCGGGGGGCGGGCACGGCCATCGACGGCATGATCTGCCTCGAAATGGTGGGCTATACCTGCCGCACCCCCGGGTGCCAGCACTACCCCTTCCCCCTGATGTTCATGGATTATCCGGATACAGGGGAGTTCATCGGCATCGTCGGCAATTTCAGATCCCGGCCGTTCGCCCGCAAGTTGCTCGACAGCTTCCGCAAAAACCGTCAACTCCCCGTCATCGGCCTCACAGTCCCCTTCGACGGCCTGCTCATGCCCACCGTTCGCCTGAGCGACCACGCCTCTTTCTGGCGTGAGGGATTTCGGGCGGTCATGGTGACGGACTCGGCCTTTTACCGCAATCCCCACTACCATATGCCCTCGGACACCCTGGAAACACTCGATTTCGATTTCATGGCCCAGTTGGTCGAGAGCCTCGTCGGATTTTTCCTCTCCCCGGAGCCCTGA
- the ald gene encoding alanine dehydrogenase, which yields MIVGILKEIKAEENRVAMTPAGVEVMNHHGHTLLVEKNAGMGSGFDNAAYDDAGAEIVATPGDIFERADMVMHVKEPLPVEYDLIRENQILFTYLHLAAAEALTRALIKSKAVCIAYETIQKTDGSLPLLTPMSEVAGRMAIQQGAKYLEIAQGGHGMLLGGVPGVDPGIVLIIGGGTVGINAAKMACGLGAKVYLLDNNLERLRYLSDVMPANCFLLYSSPAAIRDLVTRADVVVGAVLIPGAKTPKLITREMLKTMKPGSVIVDVAVDQGGCCETSRATTHSNPTYKVDGIVHYCVANMPGAVPKTSTLALTNATLPYAVEIAGKGWQAAMRSNPEIRRGANVVNGKVTCNGVAEAFTMDLTPIDSFL from the coding sequence ATGATCGTAGGCATCCTGAAAGAGATCAAAGCCGAAGAGAACCGGGTGGCCATGACGCCGGCCGGGGTTGAGGTCATGAATCACCACGGTCATACCCTGCTCGTCGAAAAGAACGCCGGTATGGGAAGCGGCTTTGACAATGCCGCCTATGACGACGCCGGAGCCGAAATCGTTGCGACTCCCGGGGATATTTTTGAGCGTGCCGACATGGTCATGCACGTCAAGGAGCCGCTGCCCGTCGAATACGATCTCATCCGGGAAAATCAGATTCTTTTTACCTATCTTCACCTGGCGGCCGCCGAAGCACTGACCCGCGCTCTCATCAAAAGCAAAGCCGTCTGCATAGCCTATGAAACCATCCAGAAGACCGACGGTTCCCTGCCGCTGCTTACCCCTATGAGTGAGGTGGCGGGGCGGATGGCTATTCAGCAGGGCGCCAAGTACCTCGAGATTGCCCAGGGGGGGCATGGGATGCTTCTGGGAGGTGTCCCCGGCGTCGATCCGGGAATCGTGCTCATTATCGGGGGCGGTACTGTCGGCATCAATGCGGCCAAAATGGCCTGCGGTCTCGGCGCCAAGGTCTATCTCCTCGACAACAATCTCGAGCGTCTCCGCTATCTGAGCGACGTGATGCCGGCCAACTGTTTCCTCCTCTACTCCAGTCCCGCCGCAATCCGGGATCTCGTTACGCGAGCGGACGTTGTGGTGGGGGCGGTACTGATTCCCGGGGCAAAGACGCCGAAACTGATTACACGAGAGATGCTGAAGACCATGAAACCCGGTTCCGTGATCGTGGACGTTGCCGTCGATCAGGGGGGATGCTGCGAAACTTCCCGGGCTACGACCCATTCCAACCCGACATACAAGGTTGACGGCATCGTCCACTACTGCGTGGCCAACATGCCCGGCGCGGTTCCCAAGACCTCGACCCTGGCGCTCACCAACGCCACCTTGCCCTACGCCGTCGAGATTGCGGGCAAGGGATGGCAGGCCGCCATGCGGAGCAATCCTGAAATCAGGCGGGGCGCCAACGTCGTGAATGGAAAGGTTACCTGCAACGGCGTAGCCGAGGCATTTACCATGGACCTGACACCTATTGATAGTTTTCTTTAA
- a CDS encoding aldehyde ferredoxin oxidoreductase family protein, with translation MLCFGAGPLSGTGVPLSSRIEVSALSPYSGILGDGNAGGAFAHRLKRAGYDQVVITGRAERPKYLWIDNAHVELRDAAGLWGKTTWETADALVAAHGKEISTACIGPAGENLVRFAGTIVDKYNSAARGSGAVLGSKHLKAVAVRGTTPVPAADPKTFRRLVDLDRRFFATDPIQRDKVAVYGSHVGMVEWRPGYRYFQKYLEAEEVPVSLRPESWKRFEIGRKGCHGCSVACKNVFRIPEGPRAGETGAALEFEAIYCMGVNAGIEDPVAIMEYGNLADLYGMDVIALGNAVAFAKKLFELGIITEADAGVSLAWTDAAAQAELIHRTALREGFGNRLAEGMLNLARLLGPEAVKYCYHVKGLSRGTFPTGLFALAHATSTRGADHLRGRSWAFGENDPVLYPELVRRGFLPADPEKAPVASLVVSESATTLADALGRCKGAVNTWGCAVPLVGAFPLFDGLGRLLTALTGEDFDEASLGGGIAPRIWAVERCFNIRQGCIRRHDALPQPPDIAESLEGREQVKAHEALLTEYYRTREYDPDTGVPTLDLMERLDIRDVFERTVMGLPYPEWDGPTLWPLERYPRGGVRV, from the coding sequence GTGCTTTGTTTTGGCGCAGGGCCGCTTTCCGGTACGGGGGTGCCGCTGTCGAGTCGCATCGAGGTGAGCGCGCTCTCGCCTTATTCGGGTATCCTCGGGGACGGGAACGCCGGCGGGGCCTTCGCCCACCGCCTGAAACGGGCGGGCTACGATCAGGTTGTCATCACCGGCCGGGCCGAGCGCCCCAAATATCTCTGGATCGACAACGCGCATGTTGAACTGCGGGATGCCGCAGGGCTCTGGGGCAAAACCACCTGGGAGACCGCGGATGCCCTGGTTGCTGCTCACGGCAAGGAGATTTCCACGGCCTGCATCGGACCTGCCGGGGAAAACCTGGTCCGGTTCGCCGGCACTATCGTGGACAAGTACAACTCGGCGGCGCGGGGCAGCGGGGCAGTACTCGGATCCAAGCATCTGAAGGCCGTGGCGGTCCGGGGTACGACGCCTGTTCCCGCCGCGGACCCGAAGACGTTTCGGCGCCTTGTCGACCTGGACCGCCGTTTTTTCGCTACGGATCCGATTCAGCGGGACAAGGTCGCGGTTTACGGCTCCCATGTCGGCATGGTGGAATGGCGTCCCGGCTATCGGTATTTTCAGAAATATCTCGAGGCAGAGGAGGTGCCGGTTTCGCTTCGGCCGGAATCCTGGAAACGCTTTGAAATCGGCCGAAAGGGCTGCCACGGTTGCTCCGTGGCCTGCAAGAACGTCTTCCGGATCCCCGAAGGTCCGCGGGCCGGCGAAACCGGAGCGGCCCTCGAGTTCGAGGCCATCTACTGCATGGGGGTCAACGCCGGCATCGAAGACCCGGTGGCGATCATGGAATACGGCAATCTGGCGGACCTCTACGGCATGGACGTGATCGCACTGGGCAATGCCGTCGCCTTTGCCAAGAAACTCTTCGAACTCGGCATCATCACCGAAGCGGATGCGGGGGTCTCCCTGGCGTGGACGGACGCGGCGGCGCAGGCCGAGCTGATTCATCGAACGGCCCTGAGGGAGGGATTCGGCAACCGCCTGGCCGAGGGCATGCTCAACCTGGCCAGGCTTCTGGGCCCCGAGGCCGTGAAGTATTGCTATCATGTCAAGGGACTCTCCCGGGGAACCTTTCCGACGGGGCTCTTCGCTTTGGCCCATGCCACCTCCACCCGCGGGGCCGACCATCTTCGTGGTCGGAGCTGGGCATTCGGAGAGAACGATCCGGTGCTTTACCCGGAACTCGTGCGGCGCGGGTTTCTCCCGGCGGATCCGGAAAAGGCGCCGGTCGCAAGCCTTGTCGTCTCGGAGAGCGCTACCACCCTGGCTGATGCCTTGGGTCGTTGCAAGGGTGCTGTCAACACGTGGGGCTGCGCTGTCCCCCTGGTGGGGGCTTTCCCACTCTTCGACGGGTTGGGGCGTCTCCTTACGGCGCTGACCGGCGAGGATTTCGACGAAGCATCTCTGGGCGGTGGAATCGCTCCGAGGATCTGGGCGGTAGAGCGCTGTTTCAACATCCGGCAGGGCTGCATCCGCCGGCACGATGCCTTGCCGCAGCCCCCGGATATCGCCGAAAGCCTCGAGGGCAGGGAACAGGTCAAGGCCCACGAGGCACTCCTGACCGAATATTATCGTACCCGGGAATATGATCCCGACACCGGCGTTCCCACGCTGGATCTCATGGAACGGCTTGACATCAGGGATGTTTTCGAACGGACGGTGATGGGGTTGCCCTATCCCGAGTGGGATGGGCCGACACTTTGGCCTTTAGAGAGATATCCCCGAGGCGGTGTTCGAGTCTGA
- a CDS encoding flavodoxin domain-containing protein: MSKVLIVYATRMGETERIAQLIGEGVRISGVEAVVMDAGKIKNEGDLQGYDALVFGSSTYHGEMLNKMKTLLFLAEKAGLEGKVGGAFGAFGWSGEAPGRIYNTMANVFKMAMVGDPLMLKNASLGGGIQMAQEYGKSIAGKLKER; this comes from the coding sequence ATGTCCAAGGTACTGATTGTTTATGCCACAAGAATGGGAGAAACGGAAAGGATCGCTCAACTGATTGGGGAAGGGGTCCGAATATCCGGAGTGGAGGCCGTCGTTATGGATGCCGGGAAGATCAAGAATGAAGGGGATCTTCAAGGATACGACGCGCTTGTTTTCGGCTCTTCCACCTATCACGGCGAGATGCTCAATAAGATGAAGACCCTCCTTTTTCTGGCGGAGAAGGCTGGTTTGGAGGGTAAGGTGGGGGGCGCTTTCGGTGCTTTCGGTTGGAGCGGCGAAGCGCCCGGGCGAATCTACAACACCATGGCCAACGTTTTTAAAATGGCGATGGTGGGTGATCCTCTCATGCTGAAAAACGCTTCCCTGGGCGGCGGCATCCAGATGGCCCAGGAATACGGCAAATCCATCGCCGGGAAACTTAAGGAGCGATAA
- a CDS encoding HU family DNA-binding protein, with the protein MKKADLIDKVAEDVGISKTIAAKAIDSITEGITQALKKKDGKVTLVGFGSFSKVRRKARKGRNPQTGEEIKIKACNVVKFSPGKKLKESI; encoded by the coding sequence ATGAAAAAAGCAGATTTAATCGACAAAGTAGCAGAGGATGTCGGCATCTCCAAAACCATCGCGGCGAAAGCCATCGATTCCATCACCGAAGGTATCACCCAGGCTCTCAAGAAAAAAGACGGCAAAGTCACCCTCGTGGGCTTTGGTTCTTTTTCGAAGGTCCGCCGCAAAGCCAGAAAGGGGCGAAACCCTCAGACCGGCGAGGAGATCAAGATCAAGGCCTGCAATGTCGTCAAATTCTCTCCCGGAAAGAAGCTGAAAGAGTCCATCTGA
- the lipA gene encoding lipoyl synthase, with protein MACEHASQIKRKPRWLSRRLPSAPEYEQVRTIISQGRLHTVCEEAKCPNRFECFSQRTATFLIMGSRCTRDCRFCNVAYGPQTAPDPEEPRRVAEAAMRMGLQYVVVTSVTRDDLPDGGAGIFAETIAQIRRRLPDTRIEILIPDFQGDRDALKTVLDAEPHVLNHNIETVPRLYERVRPQAVYERSLRLLERASSMAPSILTKSGIMLGLGESDAEVRETLADLRRVDCKFLTIGQYLQPSRRHLAVERFVRPEEFDAWREAALAMGFIDAASGPFVRSSYHAKDLYQASGA; from the coding sequence ATGGCATGCGAACACGCTTCCCAAATCAAACGAAAACCCCGGTGGCTTTCTCGACGGCTTCCCAGCGCCCCCGAGTACGAACAGGTCCGCACGATCATCTCCCAGGGCCGCCTGCATACGGTCTGCGAGGAAGCCAAATGTCCCAACCGGTTCGAATGCTTTTCGCAACGAACGGCCACCTTTCTGATCATGGGCTCCCGATGCACCCGCGATTGCCGGTTCTGCAACGTGGCCTACGGTCCCCAGACCGCACCTGATCCGGAAGAGCCCCGGCGGGTGGCCGAAGCCGCTATGAGGATGGGACTCCAATATGTGGTGGTGACGTCCGTGACCCGGGATGACCTTCCGGACGGCGGCGCGGGCATCTTCGCCGAAACGATCGCCCAAATCCGCCGCCGGCTGCCCGACACCCGGATAGAAATCCTTATCCCGGATTTCCAGGGAGATCGGGATGCCTTGAAAACCGTTTTGGACGCCGAACCTCATGTCCTGAATCACAACATCGAAACCGTGCCGCGCCTCTACGAGCGGGTCCGACCCCAGGCCGTTTACGAGCGATCCCTCAGGCTCCTGGAGCGGGCGTCATCAATGGCGCCGAGCATTCTCACCAAATCAGGCATCATGCTCGGGCTGGGAGAGTCCGACGCGGAGGTTCGGGAGACGCTCGCCGACCTCAGGCGCGTCGACTGCAAATTCCTGACCATCGGCCAATACCTCCAACCGTCGCGCCGCCACCTCGCGGTCGAGCGGTTTGTCCGGCCCGAAGAATTCGATGCCTGGCGAGAGGCCGCCCTGGCCATGGGCTTCATCGATGCGGCAAGCGGCCCCTTTGTTCGAAGTTCCTACCATGCCAAGGACCTTTACCAGGCGTCGGGTGCCTGA
- a CDS encoding Lrp/AsnC family transcriptional regulator encodes MKIDEINMAIIKHLRDGRRSFKNIADNLGLTENTVRSRVKKLMEGGILEISGVVNPESIPRHHTVIIGVKLGTADMFKKAEMFSKLRGIVSVAVVTGRYDLMVTVLFNDDYSLEEFYTEEVSRIEGVQSMETFVIYKNFNLKVPYIL; translated from the coding sequence ATGAAAATTGACGAGATCAACATGGCAATCATCAAGCATCTTCGTGACGGTCGAAGATCCTTCAAAAACATTGCCGACAATCTAGGCCTCACGGAAAACACGGTCAGATCCCGCGTAAAGAAATTGATGGAAGGCGGTATCCTTGAAATATCGGGCGTGGTGAACCCTGAATCGATTCCCAGACATCATACGGTGATTATCGGCGTCAAACTGGGCACTGCGGACATGTTCAAAAAAGCGGAGATGTTCAGCAAGTTGCGGGGGATCGTTTCGGTGGCGGTGGTGACGGGTCGCTACGATCTGATGGTCACGGTGTTGTTCAACGACGATTACAGCCTGGAGGAATTCTATACGGAAGAGGTCTCCAGGATAGAAGGGGTTCAGTCCATGGAAACCTTCGTCATCTATAAAAACTTCAACCTCAAGGTACCTTACATTCTCTGA
- a CDS encoding dodecin family protein yields MSESVYKVIELVGTSPNSWEEAAKNAVQTASKTLKDLRVAEITKLDMKVEDGKVTAYRARVNLSFKYVG; encoded by the coding sequence ATGAGCGAAAGTGTCTACAAAGTCATCGAACTGGTCGGAACGAGTCCCAACTCCTGGGAGGAAGCCGCGAAAAACGCGGTGCAGACTGCATCGAAAACCCTCAAGGATCTCAGGGTCGCGGAAATCACCAAACTCGACATGAAGGTGGAAGACGGTAAAGTAACGGCCTACCGCGCCCGGGTAAATCTTTCCTTCAAATACGTCGGATAG
- a CDS encoding aldehyde ferredoxin oxidoreductase N-terminal domain-containing protein, with the protein MYGWCGIVLRVDLTRGVIDKVPLDLDAARKFLGGRGLNSKTLFDEIAPGIDPPGA; encoded by the coding sequence ATGTACGGATGGTGCGGCATCGTGTTACGGGTGGATTTGACCCGCGGCGTTATTGATAAGGTTCCGTTGGATCTGGACGCGGCCCGAAAATTCCTGGGGGGCCGAGGGTTGAATTCCAAAACGCTGTTCGATGAAATCGCGCCGGGCATCGATCCCCCTGGGGCCTGA